Within the Oncorhynchus masou masou isolate Uvic2021 chromosome 1, UVic_Omas_1.1, whole genome shotgun sequence genome, the region AAGGGGGGGAAAGGTATGTGTATTGTGTACAGATAGCTAGTTACTAAGCAACGATTGGTGGAGTGAGAAGGAGTGGCGCTGAGTAGCTAAATAACTGTTCTGCTCGCTGGCAAACAACTAGTGACAGGCAGCTTATTGTTACAATATAGCGAAATAAGGTTATCTATAATCAACAGTTGTTTAATAACAACAATTCTTATTTTGTTAGAGTATGGCTAGCACAAGGATTTCGGAGCAACTGCCCCCGCATTTTGACCCGACTCAAGCACCTGTTGCATTCGGCAACCGAGCCCTTCCGCGGCTCTCTCTGGAACTGCAAGATCCACAGCTGTGCATACGACAGAGAGCTCTTGCAGCCCTCTGCGACCTGGTTCATGACCCAAAGAGGGCATATGAGGCTATTCACAAAGGTAAGATGCATATTCAATTATTGCATTGTATAAAATCCTTGCTTTCttaaacaaaacatttgtggaaTCTCATTTTTAAATGGCTGCATCTGTTTTACGAGTCACAAATCTTGCATTGTAATGGTTTTGGGAGATAATACATTCACCTGCACAAGGCAGCTATACACACTTGTTATTAGCTAGACAACGCAGGTCTGTTCACTATTGTTATGTTCCCACGGTTGCCCATTGTTAACTTAGTTGGCTGGTATCTCACTGCATGGACGCTGGATCTCCCCGTTCTGTACCCGAGATAGCTAGCCCTTTCTAGCTTACACTCCGAATAAGACGGTCCTGTATTATTTACCTTGGAAGCTGACCGCCTGAACGAATATCTTTGTCGTGGACTCAGTTCGTACCCACGCATAACATCTGGAAGCTAGAAGTGTGCCTGTTAATCTCACAATAGTCAACAAAAGGGGACATCAAGGCGTATCCTTCTGAGTACTGTAAATTATTTGGGCTATATTCTTCACAAAGCCTTCTCTTAACCAGCGGGAAGTAAATGTTTCCAAACTAGATATCCTCTGTGAATTTGTTTCAGGCTGTTTGGAGAGGCTGAAGGTCCTGCTGCAAGACAGAGACAGCTCAGTGAGAATCAAAACTACAGAAGTATTTTACCTACTAGCTGCCCATAATGTCGGGAGGTGAGCAATCCCATTCCCAGGAATCATTTGGTCTACCCAATGGTCAATGCTATGGTTACTGCAGACAGTAGGTGGCAGCCTAGTACAATATGGTTTTACCAACAATGTCAATGACCACAGCcaaagaggaagaggcgaagcgaggtTGTTTACTCCACCCAAAATATGTCCATGTTAAGAAGATCATTAATTATTAAACAAGTGAAGAGTTTTTGTATGGGGGCAATGAGAGTGTCAGATTTAGTCTAGATAAAAATGTTTTGCTTTATTGAtacgtgaggcttatttgatctaaTATATGTTTTGTAATTCTTAGGTTGTTACGAGTGTACTTATATAAGTGTGATGCACCTGACATCCCAGCCACTTTGAGAAAAAAACACTTTAGTTTTGAGTTGTCCCAGTTTAAATTTGAAATGTCTATGCATATTCATGGGGTTAGCATAGCATCTCactctccattgaatacaggcaGATGACATCACCACCTCTCATCGCAtattcaaaaaagtatttaaataACGAGATGCATCCATCAATCCAAAGAGATGTGCTTGACATCCTGCCGTTCCACTCTGTGGACAACGAATCCCATTGTTAGGGTGGCGACACAAGCATCTTGTCATTATATCAAGTATCTCTGCAACAGTCAACTTCTGTATGGCAAGTTATCCGGATGAGGAAACAATCCTTAGTAAAACATGTTTTGGGGTACTTATTTCACACCCATAAATAGTAGACACGACTAAACTTGTGGACTTGCAAATGAGTGGAGGGAATCTTGGGTTGGGTGGCGATTGGTGTGAGTGACACATGTGTATGTCCCTAGAGAAGCCTTCCTCGCGTGCGATGTGGTGGCTCCACTGTCTGATCTTCTAGACGAGCCAGTTGATGCCTGTCGTAAAAACATGCATCGTGCACTGAAGATGGTGGCTGAGTTTCCTGCAGGTACGTATGCCAAGGCTTTAGTCTTTGGTTTTCAGCTGCCCCAATTACAGTGACACTCCAGGCAAGCTGAAGGACTcattactgtcacgccctggtcttagtattttgtgttttcttattctatttggtcaggccagggtgtgacatgggtttttgtgtgtgttttgtattgtttttttttctcccatgtattgggatggtagcttagtggggtgttctaggtgaatctatggctgtctgaagtggttctcaatcagaggcaggtgtttatcgttgtctctgattgggaaccatatttaggcagccataatctttgagtgtttggtggggggattgtccttatgtccttttcctgtccttgttcggtggtagtttacaccagtataggctgttttcggttttcttgttacgtttgttgttttttgtattttgattcgtgtttacttttgtttattaaacatggatcgcaatctacacgccacattttggtccgactctccttcgcatctagaaaaccgtaacaattaCACATGACATTTGGATGTATTTTGATTTTGACACTATTCAAACACTATAGCTGTGTTCCGAATACAGAtactaatatactgtatactacatacttaatgagtatatactacatactatatactattagttccttttagtatactgtaaacaaatggtatcctttcagttgagcatACTGGCTCTTcgcctgtctaccggaagttgatgttcttactagcttgttagcataacaaattactagctagacattttactactttgtgtgtgttattaaaggtgcattcgtaaattcaatctggggtgtaagagtgcgctctgggcgttcgtaaattcagagcattgtcagattgtcGTTTTGTAATTTCAGAGCATTTCGctcactggacgctctggctgaggagtagggttgatccgagcgttctgaacTCACAactgcagtcaagcacccaagctaactggcttaCCTGcgagctacttccagacacaaatgagagaacctctcactctgaccattttacttgccctagcagagctaGTTAGGCTGTTTTGATGTTATCTAGAGTGTTTGTGACTGTAACTGcggctggcaacaatttaattactaTTTTTTGCCGACATTTTGCTCTTATAAGATTTTCTAAATGTAACAATTATTAACGAAACAAGTGATTCAATGAAAGAGAATCCAAATCCTTAGATGATGGACATGTTTTAGGGCCTTATGACCTTATGACCTTCTGTCTCCTGGTCAGGTGCAGTGTGTATCCTAACTTTGGGCCTGGTTCCCCGGCTGGTGATGAAGCTGCCTGTTGAGCAGGAGGAGATCCGGGCCCTTATCCTGGCCACTCTCAGCTACTGTGTGAGGGTGGATGCCCTGCCAGCCCTGGCCAGTGACGGAGTTCCCATGCTGCGAAACcagctctctcacccctcccctgACATCCGCCGGGCCGCAGCCTCCGCCATGTTGGGTATCAGGTGAGCAGAGGCACAAACATGGATatgttccaaatgacaccctattccctacgtactgcactacttttgaccagcgctcTATTGGCCCAGGTCAAAGTAGTGCCTTATTAGGGAATTAGGAGCCATTTCGTACGCAGCCATGCTCTACTTACTGACAGGAAAGattactttaaaaaaatctaaatatttgGAATTTGAGGCTTTCAATATTCATGATGGATGTCATGTAGAAAAAAATGCACTCTAATAATATGTGCATGCAAAATGAAAATCAATTAAATGTAAGTGGAAAAAGCTTGCTTTGAACTAAGTTATGATTCAATTTAAAGACCCCTGTTTGCCCTGTTAGTGTTCCATCAGAAGGAAAGCACAAGGTATGTGAGGAGGGAGTTCTCCCAATCCTAGTGAAGCTGCTATCAGACTGTGACCCAGGAGTGACTGCCAGTGCTGCTGGGACTATTATGAACACAGCTATTATCACTGAAGGTAAGGAGGGGAATGGATGTGAAAGAAAGGATATTTTAGATATCTATTGTGACTATTGTCTTAAGTAATAGTTTAGAGTTTGGGTGCAAGTTTGCATGTGAACAATGTTAACAACATAGGCTTATCTCTATGTTGCAGGGAACTTACATTATAGAGATATTCTGGAGGGTTCAAAACTGCCTCGttattttttaaacctcccgTTTTGGACTTGTGTTAATGTATCGCTCATACATGCATAATAAACAATCTACAGTGCTCTCCCAGCGGAAAAACCCACAGAATCCTTACATTCAAACCTGCCATCATTTAGTGCATAAGATCTACGTGCTTGTTCCCTGTAATGTATTGCGCGCTTTAAAGCAAGATGAGGTGAATGGCTGCATGCGCATACCATTAGTTATTTTCATAACAGTGAAAATACATTGCATACGTCTATCAAATCCATGCATAAGGTAGAAAACATCTGAAATTAGATTTATAAGACCTTGGTAGTAgtttaatgtacagtaccagtcaagtttggacacctactaatttcagggtttttctttatttttactcttttctacattgtagaataatagtgaagacatcaaaactatgaaataacacatatggaatcatgtagtaaccaaaaaagtgtgaaacaaataaaacatatttgtcaaagtagccactctttttgccttgatgacagctttgcacactcttggcattctctcaaccagcttcatgaggaatgcttttccagcagtcttgaaggagttcccacatacactaccgttcaaaagtttggggtcacttagaaatgccctttttttgaaagaaaagcatatattttttgtccattaaaataacacaaaattgatcagaaatacagtgtcgacattgttaatgttgtaaatgaccattgtagCTGGATACGGCAGATTTGTATGGAATAGCTACAAAGGCGTACagcggcccattatcagcaaccatcactcctgtgttccaatggcacattgtgttagctaatccaattttattgttttaaaaggctaattgatcattagaaaacccttttgcaattatgttagcacagctgaaaactgttgtcctgattaaagaagcaatacaactggcattctttagactagttgagtgtctggagcatcagcatttgtgggttcgattacaggcacaaaatggccagaaacaaagactttcttctgaaactcatcaatctattcttgttctgggaaatgaagtctattccatgcgagaaattccCAAtgaactgaagatctcgtacaacgttgtgtactactcccttcacagaacagtgcaaactggctctaaccagaattgaaagaggagtgggaagcccaggtgcacaactgagcaagaggacaagtacattagtgtctagtttgagaaacagacacctcacaagtcctcaactggcagcttcattaaatagtacctgcaaaacaccagtctcaacatcaacagtgaagaggcgactccgggatgctggcttttaaaaaaaaatgtttgaacctttaactaggcaagtcagttaagaacacattcttattttcaatgacagcctaggaacagtgggttaactgccttgtttagggccAGTACAAcagttttttaccttgtcagctcagggatttgatcttgcaaccttttggttattagtccaacactctaaccactaggctaccccaaattgaattgaaatgcattccaggtgactagctagtgaaactggttgagagacttccaagagtgtacaaagctgtcaaggtaaagggtggcttcattgaagaatctcaaatataacatatattttgaattgtttaacactgttttggttactacatgattccatatgtgttatttcatagttctgatgtcttcactattattctacaatgtagaaaatactaaaaataaaataaaaaccctggaatgagtaggtgtgtccaaacttttgtctggtactgtatctctTTCAATGcaaggaaactaggcgtatgttgccagtcacgacttcacaggattGCCATTTTAACGtaattaaaatttaaaaaatctaaatttgtttttttacaatgccttcttgaacatgtgaacttccatgtgctttaataacaaaattgtatgccatctgtaaatacgaatacaattgttaaattacgagccttgttggttaagc harbors:
- the rsph14 gene encoding radial spoke head 14 homolog; the encoded protein is MASTRISEQLPPHFDPTQAPVAFGNRALPRLSLELQDPQLCIRQRALAALCDLVHDPKRAYEAIHKGCLERLKVLLQDRDSSVRIKTTEVFYLLAAHNVGREAFLACDVVAPLSDLLDEPVDACRKNMHRALKMVAEFPAGAVCILTLGLVPRLVMKLPVEQEEIRALILATLSYCVRVDALPALASDGVPMLRNQLSHPSPDIRRAAASAMLGISVPSEGKHKVCEEGVLPILVKLLSDCDPGVTASAAGTIMNTAIITEGKYQALKAGAIPPLLELVGSEDRAVCANALRALTTLAEAPCAREQLLEHLPLLKTRLNHPASIICRAAATAIRVISWTP